One genomic window of Paenibacillus xylanilyticus includes the following:
- a CDS encoding MarR family winged helix-turn-helix transcriptional regulator — MPNTEDNRELSLQLFVVLARAYNSVTSRSNRDIQSHGLNTTEFGVLDLLYHKGPQALQKIGEKVLMSSGNITYVVDKLQNKDLLFRRASKEDRRVIYAELTEKGRNLFTQIFPGHHQVIIDAMEGLEPAEKADAIRLLKKLGLAAEGKTDLRP; from the coding sequence ATGCCGAATACGGAGGACAATCGGGAACTATCTTTGCAATTATTCGTGGTTCTCGCCCGAGCATACAATTCTGTTACATCAAGGTCCAATCGTGACATTCAGAGTCATGGACTGAATACGACAGAATTCGGGGTACTGGATTTGTTATATCACAAGGGCCCACAAGCCTTGCAAAAAATCGGTGAGAAAGTGCTAATGTCCAGCGGGAATATAACCTATGTAGTGGATAAGCTGCAAAACAAGGATTTGCTGTTTAGACGTGCATCCAAGGAAGACCGCCGTGTGATTTACGCGGAGCTGACGGAAAAGGGAAGAAATCTATTCACCCAAATATTCCCTGGGCATCATCAGGTTATCATTGATGCAATGGAAGGTTTAGAGCCAGCCGAAAAAGCGGATGCGATTCGCTTGCTGAAGAAACTAGGACTTGCTGCTGAAGGAAAAACCGACTTGCGTCCATAA
- the rpiA gene encoding ribose-5-phosphate isomerase RpiA, producing MNLKKIAAERAAEYIQDGMKVGLGTGSTAYFAICRLGERVREGLQIQAVATSEASDKLAREWGIPIIPFDQIGRLDITIDGADEVDPDFNLIKGGGGALLREKIVAANSDKLIIVADGSKAVQQLGQFPLPVEVVPFASEWTFQALEKLGCRPEWRMNEDERYLTDNGNLIADCRMESIVNAAELNVQLNMLPGVVDNGLFVDMADTVILAKDDGSIDERHRS from the coding sequence ATGAATCTGAAAAAAATTGCAGCAGAGCGGGCGGCAGAATACATTCAGGATGGCATGAAGGTTGGACTCGGAACAGGCTCGACGGCATATTTTGCGATATGCAGACTGGGAGAGCGTGTACGCGAGGGGCTGCAAATCCAGGCTGTGGCGACTTCGGAAGCTTCGGACAAGCTGGCTCGCGAGTGGGGAATACCAATCATCCCATTCGACCAGATTGGCAGACTGGATATTACTATTGATGGTGCAGATGAGGTCGATCCTGATTTCAATCTGATCAAGGGCGGGGGCGGAGCACTTTTACGTGAAAAAATTGTGGCGGCTAACAGTGATAAACTCATCATTGTTGCTGATGGCAGCAAGGCGGTTCAACAATTGGGTCAGTTTCCACTGCCGGTAGAAGTAGTTCCTTTTGCATCGGAATGGACCTTCCAGGCGCTGGAGAAGCTGGGCTGCCGACCAGAATGGCGTATGAATGAAGATGAGCGCTACCTTACAGACAACGGAAATCTGATTGCGGATTGCCGGATGGAATCCATCGTCAACGCGGCTGAGCTCAATGTACAACTCAACATGCTGCCAGGCGTAGTCGATAATGGTTTGTTCGTTGACATGGCCGATACGGTGATTCTGGCCAAAGATGACGGTAGTATTGATGAGCGCCATCGTTCCTAA
- a CDS encoding cobalamin B12-binding domain-containing protein, protein MTHQEAGERLLKAAGGLADKITEKQYTLQPELLERFGENGRMRTQQDSQYSLNYLAESVLVKSPNLFTHYISWLKTLLAGYHVSADDLAINLNLIKETLEEEFDDASKSLVLDYLKMGIYQTQHHEVAQGFVNESFPYGHAAKSYLQALLDSRRQEAFSIVEAELESGASIRDIYRYIFQPTQYEIGRMWQLSQISVAQEHFCTAATQAIISRLYPRWLIHEPQQKKLVAACVGSEQHEIGLRMLADVFEMEGWDTYYLGANVPNGSLLEAIERHQGDVVAISVTMTFHLHLAKELIQMIRNHPATSHVKIMVGGYPFNIDRELWRTVGADGYAPGADEAVAVAERLLAQQSANCNVGMIRE, encoded by the coding sequence ATGACCCATCAGGAAGCTGGGGAACGCTTGCTGAAAGCAGCAGGTGGGCTGGCTGATAAAATAACGGAGAAGCAGTATACGCTGCAACCTGAGTTGCTTGAGCGTTTTGGTGAAAATGGCAGAATGCGGACTCAACAGGATTCGCAATATAGTTTGAATTATCTGGCTGAGAGCGTTCTGGTTAAGAGTCCTAACCTGTTTACTCATTATATATCTTGGCTCAAAACATTGCTGGCAGGTTATCACGTTTCGGCGGATGATCTGGCCATTAATTTAAATCTAATCAAAGAGACGTTGGAAGAAGAGTTTGATGATGCATCCAAGTCACTTGTTCTAGATTATCTGAAAATGGGAATCTACCAAACCCAGCATCATGAGGTAGCACAAGGATTCGTCAACGAATCTTTTCCCTACGGCCATGCTGCCAAATCTTATTTGCAGGCGCTTCTGGATAGCAGACGCCAAGAAGCTTTTAGCATTGTTGAAGCCGAGCTGGAAAGCGGAGCAAGCATTCGTGATATTTATCGTTATATTTTTCAACCCACTCAATATGAAATAGGCCGCATGTGGCAGCTTAGCCAGATTAGTGTCGCTCAGGAGCACTTCTGTACGGCAGCCACGCAGGCTATTATCTCGCGGCTGTATCCCCGCTGGTTGATCCATGAGCCGCAGCAGAAAAAGCTGGTTGCAGCCTGTGTAGGCAGTGAGCAGCATGAGATCGGTTTGCGTATGCTTGCTGACGTGTTTGAGATGGAAGGTTGGGATACGTATTATTTGGGGGCAAATGTTCCGAATGGCAGCCTGCTTGAGGCGATCGAGCGTCATCAGGGTGATGTGGTTGCTATTTCAGTAACGATGACATTTCATCTTCATCTTGCCAAAGAACTTATCCAAATGATTCGTAATCACCCGGCTACCTCGCATGTGAAAATCATGGTAGGAGGTTATCCATTCAACATTGATCGGGAGTTATGGAGGACCGTTGGGGCAGATGGTTATGCTCCCGGAGCTGATGAGGCTGTTGCCGTTGCAGAACGTCTGCTGGCTCAGCAATCTGCCAACTGCAACGTTGGTATGATTCGCGAATAG
- a CDS encoding methyl-accepting chemotaxis protein, which translates to MSFFSKNLLLSFTNIIIIGVALIASSYYFQKTVLVDQLHGQVEQITKKWAEGINPADVEAAIAEGSYDGKVQTQLRAYFDEMQEYYPNIAQAYIFGVELGGDTKRETSLVAMPTNLREAFQSDNVNIGDMYEQPVVVANALKEMLNTDRPTFTTFYSDDFGTWTTIAYPIKDSNGKIFSYFAVDADATAVPAGLKSLLKNGIIILVAFLLLFLIIQYLVVKNTLSPIRHLIKGIDDVSRGNLNVNIPTGKDDLGLVNEKFNTMVRKINDTIVKVQVTSQEVNQSAKELYEVSEKNSENADTINSNVTQITSNIRGQEQASIDSARAMAEMATVIQTIASSSANVADEAYEMERRSQQGNTVVRQVSQQMTLITESVKNTASAIQVLESRSQEIGDILNIISGISSQTNLLALNASIEAARVGEEGRGFAVVAGEVRKLAEQSEQSTSQIAVLIEEIQTEIKQAVRAMEKGTAEVDTGLDVADQTGKLFEDILEAAKKVSNQIQEVSSATEEISASTEEMTATADDLSASVSKTAESSERIAASVDDQKASLSTLVDSSTRLNSMSEELQELISHFNVSKS; encoded by the coding sequence ATGTCCTTTTTCTCAAAAAACTTATTACTTTCATTCACCAACATCATTATTATCGGGGTAGCACTTATTGCGAGCAGCTATTACTTCCAAAAGACGGTTCTCGTAGACCAGCTGCATGGACAAGTAGAACAAATCACTAAAAAGTGGGCAGAGGGAATCAACCCAGCCGACGTAGAGGCAGCTATTGCAGAAGGCAGTTATGATGGAAAAGTGCAAACCCAGTTGCGTGCTTATTTTGATGAAATGCAAGAATACTACCCGAATATTGCCCAAGCTTATATCTTTGGTGTAGAGCTTGGCGGAGATACGAAAAGAGAAACTTCTCTCGTAGCCATGCCAACCAATCTGAGAGAAGCATTCCAGAGCGATAATGTTAATATTGGCGACATGTATGAACAACCTGTTGTTGTGGCGAATGCCCTCAAAGAAATGCTTAATACGGACCGTCCAACCTTCACGACTTTCTATTCAGATGATTTTGGCACATGGACAACTATTGCTTATCCGATCAAGGACAGCAACGGCAAAATCTTCTCTTACTTTGCAGTCGATGCAGATGCAACAGCAGTACCTGCCGGACTGAAATCACTGCTTAAAAACGGTATCATCATTCTGGTTGCATTCCTTCTGTTGTTCCTGATTATCCAATACCTTGTAGTTAAAAATACGCTATCCCCAATTCGTCACCTGATCAAAGGTATCGATGACGTTAGCCGGGGTAATTTGAATGTTAACATTCCGACAGGAAAAGACGACCTCGGACTTGTAAACGAGAAGTTCAACACGATGGTTCGCAAAATCAATGACACTATCGTTAAAGTGCAAGTCACCTCTCAAGAGGTTAACCAATCAGCCAAAGAGCTGTATGAGGTATCTGAGAAAAACAGCGAGAACGCTGATACCATCAATAGCAATGTAACGCAAATCACCTCCAACATCCGTGGACAGGAACAGGCAAGTATTGATAGCGCCCGTGCCATGGCTGAAATGGCGACTGTCATTCAGACGATTGCCAGCAGTTCCGCGAATGTAGCTGATGAAGCTTATGAAATGGAACGCCGTTCCCAACAGGGTAACACGGTTGTACGCCAAGTATCTCAGCAAATGACACTGATTACGGAATCCGTGAAGAATACGGCTTCAGCAATCCAGGTTCTGGAGAGCCGTTCACAGGAAATCGGAGATATCCTGAACATCATCTCCGGCATTTCCAGCCAAACCAACCTGCTGGCTTTGAATGCATCCATTGAGGCAGCTCGTGTTGGTGAAGAGGGCCGAGGATTTGCCGTCGTTGCTGGTGAAGTTCGTAAGCTTGCTGAACAATCCGAACAATCCACTAGCCAGATCGCCGTATTAATTGAAGAGATTCAAACCGAGATCAAACAAGCTGTCCGCGCAATGGAAAAAGGTACGGCAGAAGTCGATACCGGACTTGACGTTGCAGATCAGACAGGAAAATTGTTTGAAGATATTCTGGAAGCTGCGAAGAAAGTATCGAATCAGATTCAGGAAGTTTCCAGTGCGACAGAAGAAATCTCTGCAAGTACAGAGGAAATGACTGCTACCGCAGATGATCTGTCTGCCAGCGTTAGCAAAACAGCAGAAAGCAGTGAGCGTATTGCCGCTTCCGTTGATGACCAGAAAGCTTCCCTGTCCACCCTTGTTGATTCTTCTACCCGTTTGAACAGCATGTCCGAGGAATTACAGGAATTGATCTCTCACTTTAATGTAAGCAAGTCCTAA
- a CDS encoding hybrid sensor histidine kinase/response regulator, giving the protein MSNEAGEIEKLRKTIEHLSDQIIRSKEQEERILSEFSEMNNELVTLQRLLAKNNVSLDAARKEAVSAGESKSSFIAVISHDFRTPLNGILGMAELLQHSPLSEEQQHSVQVIQEAARLLLKLIQDLLDFSKLEAGQMRLEMGDVELEPTFNYIVRLLEPKVIQNGNKLAVECDPRISGVLEGDSTRITQVLMNLIQNANKFTKDGSIRIQVALVREDENTQWIRFEVKDTGIGIAEEDQETLFQPYVQTEKGRSKEYEGTGLGLSICQSLVRLMGGQIGVISQEGQGSTFWFEIPMGRKTEPVKATVPTGQDTLHDSGALLQEPYSRPILLADDNLINRQVVLMQLKKLGITEVDSVCNGEEAVAAFLSKRYGIILMDNMMPVMDGLEAARKIRAMEQDEMRHPIPIIAMTGNVMDDEKEKCFEAGMNDFIGKPFTLESLKNVIQKWQHPSDPREVLNMSIVKEIGELNSDGEQSILEMLLDMYRNETPGKIEVLRRYVVSGDHIAAAECAHDLKSSSLSLGIEYCSTLFARIEQLAKTGQVRKAEPLLGELIPAYQEACEALEKVII; this is encoded by the coding sequence ATGTCTAATGAAGCTGGCGAGATCGAAAAGCTGCGTAAAACGATTGAGCATTTATCTGATCAGATTATTCGCAGTAAGGAACAGGAAGAGCGAATTCTTAGTGAATTCTCCGAAATGAACAACGAACTGGTGACGCTACAGCGTCTGCTTGCTAAAAATAACGTAAGTCTGGATGCCGCTCGAAAAGAAGCCGTATCCGCAGGGGAATCCAAGAGTTCATTTATAGCCGTAATCAGCCATGATTTCCGTACACCCTTAAATGGAATATTAGGCATGGCTGAACTTCTGCAGCATTCTCCCTTGTCCGAAGAGCAGCAGCATTCGGTTCAAGTGATTCAAGAAGCAGCGAGACTTCTGCTGAAGCTGATTCAGGACCTTCTGGACTTTTCCAAACTGGAAGCAGGTCAGATGCGTCTTGAAATGGGAGATGTCGAACTGGAGCCTACGTTTAACTACATCGTTCGTTTGCTGGAGCCCAAGGTGATCCAAAATGGGAACAAACTGGCCGTGGAATGTGATCCCCGAATTTCGGGGGTTCTTGAGGGAGACTCCACACGAATTACACAGGTTTTGATGAACCTGATTCAAAATGCCAACAAATTTACAAAAGATGGATCAATACGCATTCAAGTTGCCCTGGTTCGGGAAGATGAGAACACCCAATGGATCCGGTTTGAGGTGAAGGATACGGGAATCGGAATTGCTGAAGAAGATCAGGAAACCTTGTTCCAACCCTACGTTCAAACGGAAAAAGGCCGTTCCAAGGAATACGAAGGAACAGGCCTGGGGTTATCCATATGCCAGTCTCTTGTGAGGTTAATGGGCGGTCAGATTGGAGTCATTAGTCAAGAGGGCCAGGGCTCGACATTCTGGTTTGAAATTCCAATGGGACGCAAGACAGAACCGGTAAAAGCCACAGTTCCGACGGGACAAGATACATTGCATGACTCTGGCGCTTTGCTACAGGAACCCTATTCTCGACCAATCCTGCTCGCAGATGATAATCTGATTAACCGCCAGGTTGTTTTGATGCAGCTTAAGAAACTTGGGATCACCGAGGTCGATTCGGTATGCAACGGAGAAGAGGCTGTTGCGGCCTTTCTAAGCAAGAGGTATGGAATCATACTAATGGATAACATGATGCCGGTTATGGATGGACTTGAGGCAGCACGCAAAATAAGAGCCATGGAGCAGGATGAAATGCGTCATCCCATTCCAATTATTGCAATGACAGGCAACGTCATGGACGACGAGAAAGAAAAATGTTTTGAAGCTGGAATGAATGATTTCATTGGCAAGCCGTTTACACTGGAATCCTTAAAAAACGTCATTCAAAAATGGCAGCATCCCTCGGATCCTCGGGAAGTGCTGAATATGAGCATAGTCAAAGAGATTGGCGAATTGAACAGCGACGGTGAACAGTCGATCCTTGAAATGCTGCTGGACATGTATCGTAACGAAACACCTGGTAAAATTGAAGTGCTTCGGAGATACGTTGTCTCCGGAGACCATATTGCAGCTGCGGAATGTGCCCATGATCTGAAATCCAGCAGCTTGAGTCTAGGAATAGAATACTGTTCGACACTTTTTGCAAGGATTGAACAGCTCGCTAAAACTGGTCAGGTGAGGAAGGCTGAGCCATTGCTGGGTGAATTGATACCCGCATACCAGGAAGCCTGTGAAGCTTTGGAGAAGGTAATCATTTAA